TGAGCTTCATCTCCGCGATTTCACCATCGACCCTTGCTCAGGAGTAAAGAAGCGCGGCAAATATCTGGGTCTGGCCGAAGCAGGTACGAGACATGCTCATGATAAAAACCTGACTACAGGAGCCGACCACTTGAAAGAACTGGGCGTGAATGTGGTACAGATCATGCCTTTCCAGGATTTCGAGAACGACGACCAGGCTGACACTTACAACTGGGGATACATGCCTGTGCATTTCAATTCACCTGACGGGTGGTATGCTACAGAAACCAGGAATTCGAAGCGGGTGAGTGAAGTCAAGACAATGATCAGCCATCTCCATCAAAGCGGGATTAGAGTGGTGATGGATGTCGTCTACAATCATACTGCCGAGAATAATCCTGAGAAGAATTTCGGGCTGAATGCCATGGCAGACGGCTATTACTACCGCAGAAAACCGGACGGCAGCTTATGGAACGGCTCAGGCTGCGGCAATGAGTTCAGAAGCGAGTCGCTGATGGGCCGCAGATTCCTGATCGACAGCCTGAAATACTGGGTCTCTGAATACAAGGTGGACGGATTCCGCTTTGACCTGATGGGCCTGATCGATCTGGAGACCATGGTGATAGCTGCGCGGGAATTGAAAAAGATCAAGCCTGAGATCCTGATTTACGGCGAACCCTGGTCAGGCGGGGATACCCCGATCATCCAGACTGTGAAGGGACGCCAGAAAGGAAATGGTTTTTCTGTTTTCAACGACGATTTCAGGGATGCGATCAAGGGCAGCGTCTGGGACATGAAACCAGGTTACGTGCAGGAGGGATTGTTCAGGGACAGGGTCAGAGTCGGGATCATGGGCAGCATCGACACTTTCGCCGAATCGCCGCTTGAGACGATCAATTACGTGAGCTGCCATGACAATCAGACGCTCTGGGACAGGATAATCCTGACTGAAGGAATCAATGCCACAACTATCGAAATGAAGGACATGGACATGCTCGCCAATGCCATTATCCTGACTTCGCAGGGGATCCCATTCATCCATTCAGGCGAAGAAATGCTGCGCACGAAAAAAGGGGAGCACAATTCCTATAATCTGCCTGACGAGATCAATCAGATCAAGTGGGACTGGAAAAAGAACAGTCTGGATGTGTTCAATTATTACCGGCAGCTGATCCAGCTGAGAAAAGACCACCCTGCATTCAGGATGAAGACTGCTGCCGAAGTCAGGCACAATTTGAAGTTCTACGAAGATCTGAAGCTTACAGTCCCTGATCCCTGCATCGCCTATGTGCTGGACGGAGCAGCTGTGAAAGACTCCTGGAAGAAGATAGTGGTGCTGATCAATCCGAATCGCAAAGAGCAGGAGTTTCCGCTGCCTGCCGGAAAATTCAAGATCGGATTAGACAGGGAAGGATTTTACCAGGAGAATTTTAAACCTGCTGAAAAAATCGTGACTGTACAGCCGATTTCCCTGATGCTGCTGTTCGAGAAGTGAAACTGAAATTTAATCAATAAATTCAGAGTCTTTGACTGACACCAGCATCCTGAAACCATCGATGTTGGCGAGCACCAGTGAGTCGGTCTTCTGAATCCGGAA
This genomic stretch from Candidatus Wallbacteria bacterium harbors:
- the pulA gene encoding type I pullulanase is translated as MLKLLAVISFFIFQSCAGAAYLTVHYNRFDGNYQDWKLWLWNASDNKEGSDLSSDAKDAFGLIFTVDLETKGLAGKRIGILPKLREWESKDPPDRVYTPDLGLEIYLLQGDQKVYSQKPDFSPRIVRASLERDDSIAVVFSRPPDTAELLSDPPVLTACGTVRKIRKMELGIKDKAMILALTIDQVFEADLASINRGEWKVAQKTGEVTVWLGGILDSEKYYSDKPLGVTFNGDTTTVRVFAPAAIAASLLLYDGADSGEAREIPMTMGSQGIWEASLNQKLSNVFYKIRVTRNGKTVEGIDPYSLCNTAHDGRGLIFTDSTEIAPSPVFDPSESVIYELHLRDFTIDPCSGVKKRGKYLGLAEAGTRHAHDKNLTTGADHLKELGVNVVQIMPFQDFENDDQADTYNWGYMPVHFNSPDGWYATETRNSKRVSEVKTMISHLHQSGIRVVMDVVYNHTAENNPEKNFGLNAMADGYYYRRKPDGSLWNGSGCGNEFRSESLMGRRFLIDSLKYWVSEYKVDGFRFDLMGLIDLETMVIAARELKKIKPEILIYGEPWSGGDTPIIQTVKGRQKGNGFSVFNDDFRDAIKGSVWDMKPGYVQEGLFRDRVRVGIMGSIDTFAESPLETINYVSCHDNQTLWDRIILTEGINATTIEMKDMDMLANAIILTSQGIPFIHSGEEMLRTKKGEHNSYNLPDEINQIKWDWKKNSLDVFNYYRQLIQLRKDHPAFRMKTAAEVRHNLKFYEDLKLTVPDPCIAYVLDGAAVKDSWKKIVVLINPNRKEQEFPLPAGKFKIGLDREGFYQENFKPAEKIVTVQPISLMLLFEK